In one Ornithinimicrobium pratense genomic region, the following are encoded:
- the fucP gene encoding L-fucose:H+ symporter permease, giving the protein MATTPKDTTERSAPLVARHLRIPFILLILCFAAWGMAANLTDILVGVFRGIFDMSNFQASLVQFAYYGAYFLLAIPAAFINARYGFKAGVLVGLGLAAVGGFLFIPASSLLVYEMFLLALFVLAAGLSILETSANPFVIGMGEEASATQRLNLAQSFNPVGANVGVLMGAILILPNLTPEESKTIMGEDELLAATESDLGLVLQPYLGIAGILVLIWLLIAFRKMELPSAPAPVDLTSGRGGTLGRLWANRHYRYGVVAQFFNVAAQTCTWTFTILYAQDVAGTSPGEAGWWLQASLILFLISRFVMTYLLGIFRPALLLLIMAVFGVICCLTSIFVLNVVGLIAVVAISASLSLMFPTIYGLSLQGLGPDAKFGSAGLVMAILGGALVPMVHASVMDAAGSAMGYIVPAICLAAVAAYALFALQNTRPAAGAARSEA; this is encoded by the coding sequence ATGGCAACGACGCCGAAGGACACCACCGAGCGCAGCGCTCCCCTGGTGGCCCGCCACCTCCGTATCCCGTTCATCCTGCTCATCCTCTGCTTCGCCGCATGGGGTATGGCCGCCAACCTCACCGACATCCTCGTTGGGGTCTTCCGCGGCATCTTCGACATGTCGAACTTCCAGGCTTCGCTGGTCCAGTTCGCTTACTACGGTGCCTATTTCCTGCTGGCGATCCCGGCCGCGTTCATCAACGCCCGCTACGGCTTCAAGGCCGGCGTCCTGGTGGGGCTAGGACTCGCGGCCGTGGGTGGTTTCCTCTTCATCCCCGCCAGCAGCCTGCTCGTCTATGAGATGTTCCTGCTGGCCCTCTTCGTGCTCGCGGCAGGTCTGTCCATCCTGGAGACCTCCGCCAACCCCTTCGTCATCGGAATGGGCGAGGAGGCCAGCGCCACCCAGCGGCTCAACCTTGCGCAGTCCTTCAACCCGGTCGGTGCCAACGTCGGTGTGCTGATGGGCGCCATCCTCATCCTGCCGAACCTGACGCCGGAGGAGAGCAAGACCATCATGGGAGAGGACGAGCTCCTCGCCGCCACGGAGTCCGACCTGGGCCTGGTGCTGCAGCCCTACCTGGGGATCGCCGGGATCCTGGTGCTCATCTGGCTGCTCATCGCCTTCCGCAAGATGGAGCTGCCCAGCGCGCCGGCGCCGGTCGACCTGACCTCTGGCCGCGGTGGCACGCTGGGCCGGCTGTGGGCCAACCGGCACTACCGCTACGGCGTGGTGGCGCAGTTCTTCAACGTCGCGGCCCAGACGTGCACCTGGACCTTCACCATCCTGTATGCCCAGGACGTCGCCGGAACCTCCCCCGGCGAGGCCGGCTGGTGGCTGCAGGCGAGCCTGATCCTCTTCCTCATCTCGCGCTTCGTGATGACCTACCTGCTGGGAATCTTCCGGCCGGCCCTGCTGCTGCTGATCATGGCGGTCTTCGGCGTGATTTGTTGCCTGACCTCCATCTTCGTCCTCAACGTCGTCGGGTTGATCGCGGTGGTGGCCATCTCGGCCTCGCTGTCACTGATGTTCCCGACCATCTACGGCCTCTCGCTGCAGGGGCTGGGCCCGGACGCCAAGTTCGGCTCGGCCGGCCTGGTGATGGCCATCCTCGGCGGTGCGCTGGTGCCGATGGTGCACGCGAGCGTGATGGACGCCGCTGGATCGGCGATGGGCTACATCGTGCCGGCCATCTGCCTGGCGGCAGTCGCGGCATACGCCCTGTTCGCATTGCAGAACACCCGTCCTGCGGCTGGCGCCGCGAGGTCCGAGGCCTGA
- a CDS encoding substrate-binding domain-containing protein — MHTRTWITVGAVLCGLSLAGCAGEELEPVSVGLITKQEENPYWVSLKDVAQETADDLDVELSTATGVSDTDVASQEAALADMVAEGVDGILIAPADPVALLPAIQQARDAGVLVIALDTPVDPPEAVDAFFATDNEAAGRSVGEYAAAKVDDLGLDPQVAMLNLSGDISSGELRRMGFLEGFGLDEDDPAIVASVDTQGDRDNAAVRMTQVLAEHPDINVIYTVNEPAALGALAALDAAEVDLDEVVVVSVDGGCRAMREAVRPGDIDATATQYPQNMAREGVRAIAAAVRDGETVSGFLDTGSELVSDDPMDGVESRRVEFGIRTCWGS, encoded by the coding sequence ATGCACACACGCACGTGGATCACGGTGGGCGCGGTGCTCTGCGGCCTCAGCCTGGCGGGTTGCGCCGGTGAGGAGCTGGAGCCCGTGTCGGTGGGGCTGATCACCAAGCAGGAGGAGAACCCCTACTGGGTCTCACTGAAGGACGTCGCCCAGGAGACGGCCGACGACCTCGACGTCGAGCTCAGCACGGCGACGGGTGTCAGCGACACCGACGTAGCATCGCAGGAGGCCGCGCTCGCAGACATGGTCGCCGAAGGGGTGGACGGCATCCTGATCGCACCAGCGGATCCGGTCGCCCTGCTGCCGGCGATCCAGCAGGCACGGGACGCCGGGGTACTGGTGATCGCGCTAGACACCCCGGTCGATCCACCGGAGGCGGTGGACGCCTTCTTCGCCACCGACAACGAGGCGGCGGGCCGTTCGGTCGGGGAGTATGCCGCCGCGAAGGTCGACGACCTCGGGCTGGATCCGCAGGTGGCCATGCTCAACCTGTCCGGTGACATCAGCTCGGGGGAGCTGCGGCGCATGGGGTTCCTCGAGGGATTCGGGCTGGACGAGGACGATCCGGCGATCGTGGCGTCGGTCGACACCCAGGGTGACCGGGACAACGCCGCGGTCAGGATGACCCAGGTGCTCGCCGAGCATCCGGACATCAACGTGATCTACACGGTGAACGAGCCGGCCGCGCTCGGAGCCCTGGCAGCGCTCGACGCTGCCGAGGTCGACCTGGACGAGGTGGTCGTGGTCTCGGTGGACGGTGGGTGCCGTGCGATGCGCGAGGCCGTGCGGCCCGGAGACATCGACGCGACGGCGACACAGTATCCGCAGAACATGGCACGGGAAGGTGTTCGGGCGATCGCTGCGGCGGTGCGTGACGGTGAGACAGTCAGCGGATTCCTGGACACGGGGAGCGAGCTGGTCAGCGACGACCCGATGGACGGGGTGGAGTCGCGGCGGGTGGAGTTCGGGATTCGGACCTGCTGGGGCAGCTGA
- a CDS encoding LysR substrate-binding domain-containing protein — protein METETLRWFQLVADGVTVTEVSQIEGISQPAVSRALSRLELEVGTPLLRREGRVLRLTHAGAAFKQHVDAVLHHLDDGIAAVQQILDPERGTVTIAFQPSFGSWLVPDLVSSFHAEHPHVRLDLRTTADETVPDVGPRSDVDFELSTLRPPQGPDHPRWRVLAVEPLRLLVGPGHHLIGTDTVALTQVADEPFVMIKATSLLRRQSEQLCAEAQFEPNVAFVADDLPTLRGYVAAGLGVAIAPALWGGSMAAPVVGPHVLALTDRGATREVGFSWAPRRRMLPAAELFREHVLARARAGRLPRPV, from the coding sequence ATGGAGACGGAGACTCTGCGCTGGTTTCAGCTCGTCGCCGACGGCGTGACGGTGACCGAGGTGAGCCAGATCGAGGGGATCTCGCAGCCTGCGGTGTCCCGGGCCCTCAGCCGGCTCGAGCTCGAGGTGGGCACCCCACTGCTGCGGCGTGAGGGGCGGGTGCTGCGGCTGACCCACGCCGGGGCCGCGTTCAAGCAGCACGTAGACGCCGTGCTGCATCACCTCGATGACGGGATTGCGGCGGTGCAACAGATCCTGGACCCTGAGCGGGGCACCGTCACGATCGCCTTCCAACCCTCCTTCGGCAGCTGGCTCGTCCCGGACCTGGTGAGCAGTTTCCATGCCGAGCATCCGCACGTTCGCCTCGACCTGCGCACCACGGCCGACGAGACGGTGCCTGACGTCGGTCCGCGCAGCGACGTGGACTTCGAGCTCTCCACGTTGCGCCCACCTCAGGGCCCGGATCATCCTCGGTGGAGGGTCCTGGCCGTGGAACCCCTGCGCCTGCTGGTCGGACCCGGTCATCACCTCATCGGCACCGACACGGTCGCGCTGACCCAGGTCGCCGATGAGCCGTTCGTCATGATCAAGGCGACCTCGTTGCTGCGCCGACAGAGTGAACAGTTGTGCGCCGAAGCGCAGTTCGAGCCGAATGTCGCCTTCGTCGCCGATGACCTCCCCACCCTGCGGGGGTATGTCGCTGCGGGCCTCGGAGTGGCCATCGCACCGGCCTTGTGGGGCGGTTCGATGGCCGCGCCAGTGGTAGGCCCGCACGTCCTGGCACTGACCGACCGGGGCGCGACCCGGGAGGTGGGGTTCAGCTGGGCCCCACGGCGGCGCATGCTGCCGGCGGCCGAGCTGTTCCGTGAGCACGTGCTGGCCCGTGCGCGCGCCGGGCGGCTGCCGCGCCCGGTCTGA
- a CDS encoding MFS transporter, with protein MSAPRRWSALAVLILPVLLISIDMSVLGIAVPALSADLEPSSSQLLWIIDLYSFLLAGLLVLMGSLGDRFGRRLLLLIGAPAFGLASGLAAFSTSPEMLIMARALLGLGGATLMPSTLGLLRTIFLDRRERRAAIAVWAAAFSGGAALGPVLGGLLLEHFWWGSVFLINAPIMLLFFVAALLVLPEAKDPSPGPFDILSALLSIVGLLAVVYAFKTLAKDPTLGAQAVLPTIALTVGLSVLALFVRRQRRLEHPMIDVSLFARPGFSAAVLINVIAVFTLLGVMFFFPQYLMLVQGMGSAQAGLWLLPLALATIVGSLTSPLLAKVISVRGVILTGLVLLTAGFLTATRLDEAQTLTPFVVTSVLIGLGLGLAETLTNDVILTTAPPSRAGAASAISETGYEFGGAMGTAVLGTIGMAFYARGLGAADGLTPAQLDAARQTLGAAHELAGRLPQETGMPLRQLASDAFLTGMDAVAWTSSVVILAALAIAWRGLRAPAVDGALEGGTVTSSGRADEEDKASDDREECRR; from the coding sequence GTGTCCGCCCCCCGCCGTTGGTCCGCCCTGGCCGTCCTGATCCTGCCGGTGCTGCTCATCAGCATCGACATGAGCGTCCTGGGCATCGCGGTCCCCGCACTGAGTGCCGACCTGGAGCCGAGCTCCAGCCAGCTGCTGTGGATCATCGACCTCTACAGTTTCCTGCTGGCCGGACTGCTCGTGCTGATGGGGAGCCTCGGTGACCGCTTCGGTCGCCGGCTGCTGCTGCTCATCGGTGCCCCCGCCTTCGGCCTGGCCTCGGGGCTAGCCGCCTTCTCCACCAGCCCAGAGATGCTCATCATGGCCCGCGCGCTGCTGGGCCTGGGCGGCGCTACCCTCATGCCCTCGACCCTGGGCCTGCTGCGCACGATCTTCCTGGACCGGCGCGAGCGGCGGGCTGCCATCGCCGTCTGGGCTGCGGCCTTCTCGGGCGGGGCCGCGCTCGGCCCGGTTCTGGGCGGGCTGCTGCTCGAGCACTTCTGGTGGGGGTCGGTCTTCCTCATCAACGCGCCGATCATGCTTCTCTTCTTCGTCGCGGCCCTGCTGGTGCTGCCGGAGGCCAAGGACCCGAGCCCCGGCCCGTTCGACATCCTCTCGGCGTTGCTGTCGATCGTCGGCCTGCTGGCGGTGGTCTACGCCTTCAAGACCTTGGCCAAGGATCCGACGCTGGGCGCGCAGGCCGTGCTCCCGACGATCGCCTTGACGGTGGGTCTGTCGGTGCTCGCGCTCTTCGTGCGGCGCCAGCGCCGGCTCGAGCACCCGATGATCGATGTCTCGCTCTTCGCCCGGCCGGGCTTCTCGGCGGCGGTGCTCATCAACGTCATCGCGGTCTTCACGCTGCTGGGTGTCATGTTCTTCTTCCCGCAGTACCTCATGCTCGTCCAGGGCATGGGCTCGGCGCAGGCCGGCCTGTGGCTGCTGCCGCTGGCCCTCGCCACCATCGTGGGCTCGCTCACCTCGCCCCTTCTCGCCAAGGTGATCTCGGTGCGGGGCGTGATCCTCACCGGTCTGGTCCTGCTCACGGCTGGCTTCCTCACCGCGACGCGGCTGGACGAGGCGCAGACGCTGACGCCCTTCGTGGTGACCTCGGTCCTCATCGGGCTCGGGCTCGGCCTCGCCGAGACGCTGACCAACGACGTCATCCTCACCACCGCGCCACCCTCGCGCGCCGGCGCCGCCTCGGCAATCTCCGAGACCGGTTACGAGTTCGGGGGTGCGATGGGCACCGCTGTGCTGGGCACGATCGGGATGGCCTTCTACGCCCGCGGCCTGGGGGCCGCGGACGGCCTCACCCCCGCACAGCTGGACGCGGCCCGACAGACACTCGGCGCGGCGCACGAGCTCGCCGGTCGTCTACCGCAGGAGACGGGTATGCCGCTGCGCCAACTGGCCTCCGACGCGTTCCTCACCGGGATGGACGCCGTGGCGTGGACCTCCAGCGTGGTGATCCTAGCCGCCCTGGCTATCGCCTGGCGCGGGCTGCGGGCCCCGGCCGTGGACGGGGCACTCGAGGGCGGCACCGTAACCTCGTCGGGGCGCGCCGACGAGGAGGACAAGGCGTCCGACGATCGTGAGGAGTGCCGACGGTGA
- a CDS encoding TetR/AcrR family transcriptional regulator — protein sequence MAQRRAELTQVALRVMARDGAWALTTRAVADEAGVPHGSVHYAFSSKEALLQAVIAADTDSAVRIFSSVGAAGGPPEEVLARAFSAYVDHLIADPDIELALQELTLMAVRDPALAELFRASEQGYADSLTQLLSDVAAQARGRWAVPVPVLVDQLLGLLFGTTVAWLGHRDDARLRAAFSDAAHATASRLERDSRS from the coding sequence ATGGCTCAGCGTCGGGCCGAGCTGACGCAGGTGGCCCTGAGGGTGATGGCCCGCGACGGCGCCTGGGCGCTGACCACCCGAGCCGTGGCCGACGAGGCGGGCGTCCCGCACGGGTCGGTCCACTACGCCTTCTCCTCCAAGGAGGCGTTGCTCCAAGCGGTCATCGCCGCCGACACCGACTCCGCGGTGCGCATCTTCTCCTCCGTCGGGGCCGCCGGCGGGCCCCCGGAGGAGGTGCTCGCGCGGGCCTTCTCGGCCTACGTCGACCACCTCATCGCCGACCCGGACATCGAGCTGGCGCTCCAGGAGCTGACCCTGATGGCCGTCCGCGACCCCGCGCTCGCCGAACTCTTCCGTGCCTCCGAGCAAGGCTACGCCGACAGCCTCACCCAACTACTCAGCGATGTCGCCGCCCAGGCCCGCGGCCGGTGGGCGGTTCCGGTGCCGGTGCTGGTCGACCAGCTCCTCGGCCTGCTCTTCGGCACGACGGTCGCCTGGCTCGGCCACCGCGACGACGCCCGCCTACGTGCTGCCTTCAGCGACGCCGCCCACGCCACCGCCTCCCGCCTGGAACGGGACAGCCGCTCCTGA
- a CDS encoding glycerophosphodiester phosphodiesterase, with protein MDRPQPRGRAHRLQLCRLEDVLSLAQGRGLVLEVKGPPRRSGAGPRTAAALARLLDGPGSGPRPEVTVSSFAAPLLGQVRQMLGRRSGVRTALLGHPWQTASSVLHRARADGHHEIHPSVGTVLGAPVVEAAHDAGLTVVPWTVNSARDVRRLQRAGVDGVISDVPRVVHGALTPAFA; from the coding sequence GTGGACAGACCTCAGCCTCGCGGCCGCGCGCACCGGCTGCAACTGTGCCGCCTCGAAGACGTCCTCAGCCTTGCTCAGGGACGAGGGCTCGTCCTCGAGGTGAAAGGGCCTCCGCGACGCTCCGGGGCTGGGCCCCGGACGGCAGCAGCCCTGGCGCGCCTCCTCGATGGTCCAGGATCGGGCCCCCGCCCGGAGGTGACAGTGTCCTCGTTCGCGGCACCGCTCCTGGGGCAGGTCCGGCAGATGCTGGGTCGGCGGTCGGGCGTGCGCACGGCCCTGCTCGGGCACCCCTGGCAGACAGCGTCCTCGGTGCTTCACCGGGCCCGTGCGGACGGGCACCACGAGATCCACCCTTCGGTCGGCACGGTCCTCGGTGCGCCGGTTGTCGAGGCGGCACACGATGCGGGCCTGACCGTGGTGCCCTGGACGGTGAACTCCGCTCGGGATGTGCGGCGGCTGCAACGGGCCGGTGTCGACGGGGTGATCTCCGACGTTCCGCGCGTGGTCCACGGGGCGCTCACCCCCGCCTTCGCCTGA
- a CDS encoding glycerophosphodiester phosphodiesterase: MPGEPDNSRGTRRREVNSSPPSRHREGERLSSGGGRLVVVLVIAHRGLVGPDRPENTLAAVEAAFAADADGVEVDLRLTADGVLVLSHDADLRRLTGIPLPVVSSSWTDLSLAAARTGCNCAASKTSSALLRDEGSSSR; this comes from the coding sequence ATGCCGGGGGAGCCAGACAACAGCCGGGGGACCCGCCGCAGAGAAGTCAACAGTTCGCCGCCCTCTAGACACCGTGAGGGGGAGCGCCTGTCATCGGGTGGCGGCAGGCTCGTAGTCGTGCTTGTCATCGCGCATCGCGGGCTGGTCGGCCCGGACCGTCCGGAGAACACCCTCGCTGCGGTCGAGGCCGCCTTCGCCGCCGACGCCGATGGGGTGGAGGTCGATCTGCGGTTGACGGCGGACGGAGTCCTGGTGCTCAGCCACGATGCCGATCTACGGCGTCTGACCGGGATACCCCTGCCTGTGGTCTCGTCCTCGTGGACAGACCTCAGCCTCGCGGCCGCGCGCACCGGCTGCAACTGTGCCGCCTCGAAGACGTCCTCAGCCTTGCTCAGGGACGAGGGCTCGTCCTCGAGGTGA